One part of the Oryzias melastigma strain HK-1 linkage group LG21, ASM292280v2, whole genome shotgun sequence genome encodes these proteins:
- the si:ch211-214p13.9 gene encoding cell surface glycoprotein CD200 receptor 1-B isoform X2: MRPIPWILTIAALFSVVWSIEKANRREVFNIGTNVILMCSNKTWNEIFYVTWNITVRGHSCRISSSNDGQKSVNTCKDGKSLQNTSRVQPYLHIPNFSADDVGLYMCESPYNGGSENYNINVSITVAPKISAWLEGNDSDMVAFCRAEQGNPAANISWSPAVNTSVEITQESDGFFTVESRLSEEEFPENLTCIISHQLWSQDKTLVPDWNKTKTVAKAHLALAYTGVVGVVLVILAGFLYFVLKKPTLLPLCQQTDTSRSKPPVTDEVEEVEPYASYVQRVNSIYN; encoded by the exons CAAACAGAAGAGAAGTTTTTAATATTGGGACCAATGTTATTCTAATGTGCAGTAATAAGACGTGGAACGAAATATTTTATGTTACTTGGAATATAACCGTTAGAGGTCACTCCTGCAGGATCTCCTCTAGCAATGATGGTCAAAAAAGTGTGAACACCTGCAAAGATGGAAAATCCCTCCAAAACACTTCCAGGGTTCAGCCATACCTCCACATCCCAAACTTCTCCGCGGATGATGTGGGACTGTATATGTGCGAATCTCCTTACAATGGTGGAAGTGAAAATTACAACATCAACGTGTCAATCACAG TTGCTCCAAAAATATCCGCCTGGCTCGAGGGCAACGACAGCGACATGGTGGCGTTCTGCAGAGCCGAGCAGGGAAACCCTGCCGCCAACATCAGCTGGAGTCCGGCAGTAAACACGTCTGTCGAGATCACACAGGAGTCCGACGGGTTTTTTACCGTAGAGAGTCGTCTTTCCGAGGAGGAATTTCCAGAAAACTTGACTTGTATTATCAGCCACCAGTTGTGGAGTCAGGACAAGACTTTGGTACCAGACTGGAATAAAACAAAGACAGTGGCAAAAG CTCATCTAGCCTTGGCGTATACAGGTGTTGTTGGGGTCGTCCTTGTAATTTTGGCaggatttttgtattttgtactAAAGAAACCAACTTTATTACC GCTCTGTCAACAGACAGACACCTCTAGATCTAAACCACCTGTG ACAGATGAGGTGGAAGAAGTGGAGCCCTATGCTAGCTACGTTCAACGCGTGAACTCGATCTACAACTAA
- the si:ch211-214p13.9 gene encoding cell surface glycoprotein CD200 receptor 1-A isoform X4: MCSNKTWNEIFYVTWNITVRGHSCRISSSNDGQKSVNTCKDGKSLQNTSRVQPYLHIPNFSADDVGLYMCESPYNGGSENYNINVSITVAPKISAWLEGNDSDMVAFCRAEQGNPAANISWSPAVNTSVEITQESDGFFTVESRLSEEEFPENLTCIISHQLWSQDKTLVPDWNKTKTVAKAHLALAYTGVVGVVLVILAGFLYFVLKKPTLLPLCQQTDTSRSKPPVTDEVEEVEPYASYVQRVNSIYN, encoded by the exons ATGTGCAGTAATAAGACGTGGAACGAAATATTTTATGTTACTTGGAATATAACCGTTAGAGGTCACTCCTGCAGGATCTCCTCTAGCAATGATGGTCAAAAAAGTGTGAACACCTGCAAAGATGGAAAATCCCTCCAAAACACTTCCAGGGTTCAGCCATACCTCCACATCCCAAACTTCTCCGCGGATGATGTGGGACTGTATATGTGCGAATCTCCTTACAATGGTGGAAGTGAAAATTACAACATCAACGTGTCAATCACAG TTGCTCCAAAAATATCCGCCTGGCTCGAGGGCAACGACAGCGACATGGTGGCGTTCTGCAGAGCCGAGCAGGGAAACCCTGCCGCCAACATCAGCTGGAGTCCGGCAGTAAACACGTCTGTCGAGATCACACAGGAGTCCGACGGGTTTTTTACCGTAGAGAGTCGTCTTTCCGAGGAGGAATTTCCAGAAAACTTGACTTGTATTATCAGCCACCAGTTGTGGAGTCAGGACAAGACTTTGGTACCAGACTGGAATAAAACAAAGACAGTGGCAAAAG CTCATCTAGCCTTGGCGTATACAGGTGTTGTTGGGGTCGTCCTTGTAATTTTGGCaggatttttgtattttgtactAAAGAAACCAACTTTATTACC GCTCTGTCAACAGACAGACACCTCTAGATCTAAACCACCTGTG ACAGATGAGGTGGAAGAAGTGGAGCCCTATGCTAGCTACGTTCAACGCGTGAACTCGATCTACAACTAA
- the si:ch211-214p13.7 gene encoding uncharacterized protein si:ch211-214p13.7, whose amino-acid sequence MGNCTSRAKKKRKEASTRSQKSYDGKPNEDVTYASINHETMQGQRRIIANTDCDYATVGLPQNLVPETVSNCSSKEECTDDYVLME is encoded by the exons ATGGGAAACTGCACCTCAag agcaaagaagaagaggaaag AGGCTTCGACTCGATCTCAGAAAAGCTACGATGGCAAG CCTAATGAGGATGTTACTTATGCCTCCATTAACCATGAAACCATGCAAGGGCAGAGAAGGATCATAGCAAACACTGACTGTGACTATGCTACCGTTGGCCTTCCACAAAACCTTGTGCCAGAAACGGTGTCCAACTGTTCATCCAAAGAGGAATGCACAGACGATTATGTGCTCATGGAGTAA